A single genomic interval of uncultured Desulfobulbus sp. harbors:
- a CDS encoding flagellin codes for MALTINTNVASLNAQRNLTKSQGDLATAMERLSSGLRINSAKDDAAGLAISDRMTSQIRGLNQASRNANDGISMAQTAEGALQETTNILQRMRELAIQSANDTNSSSDRASLQAEVNQLQQEMTRIASSTSFNNRNVLDGTLNNAQFQVGANANETITFSIPSAKAEDLGINSLESTATPASAVPDTTQSVVSITAVGPANDTSAGNGITTQTVTLTNDVTGATSTLNVLADMSAANIASLVTPAVTASTGWSATATTTATLGTLQNAGDVSFTLAGSVGSAAISATIASTADLTALSTAINNESANTGITASISGNVITLTDSSGADIKLDDFANTGTGTLDMSGVTLTSGGTDSATIGGTVTFTGPGTTAVSAITGATSVDTTTAATSPLGIETATTAAADTSAGNNVVAQTLTIVGPDSTETVDVELNDSAYTIAHNVNLETSLTGVTAEARTTATISDLVSDGTISFELTGSNADPIEFSATVTTDDLTSLASAINDKSGSTGILATISGDLKSITLVQSEGYDINIANYTHSSDLATDTITITGNEGDGIQLAGDSASVTDSTVIGGEVTFYSTGSFNVQSTVDGGLGSIFNSSAGVANASDLTSVDTIDISTVEGATEAIKAIDGAISQIDDLRGLLGAIQNRFESTISNLMNVSENLSAARSRILDADIAQETSTMTKNNILQQAGVSILTQANQTPQLALQLLQG; via the coding sequence GGATGATGCCGCCGGTCTCGCCATCTCCGACCGGATGACCTCCCAGATTCGCGGCCTGAACCAGGCTTCCCGAAATGCCAACGATGGTATATCCATGGCGCAGACCGCTGAAGGCGCGCTCCAGGAAACCACCAATATTCTCCAGCGTATGCGTGAGTTGGCCATCCAATCGGCCAATGACACCAACAGCTCGTCCGATCGCGCTTCCCTGCAGGCCGAGGTCAATCAGCTCCAGCAGGAAATGACCCGCATCGCCTCCAGCACCTCGTTCAACAATAGAAACGTGCTCGACGGCACCCTGAACAACGCCCAGTTTCAGGTTGGCGCCAATGCCAATGAAACCATTACCTTTTCCATTCCTTCCGCCAAGGCGGAAGACCTCGGCATCAATTCGCTGGAGTCGACCGCAACGCCTGCCAGCGCGGTGCCCGACACCACCCAATCGGTGGTTAGCATCACCGCGGTGGGCCCTGCAAACGATACCTCGGCCGGCAATGGCATCACCACTCAGACCGTCACCCTGACCAACGACGTCACCGGTGCCACCTCCACCCTCAACGTGCTGGCCGACATGTCGGCTGCGAACATCGCCTCTTTGGTCACCCCGGCTGTCACCGCATCCACCGGTTGGTCAGCGACTGCAACCACGACCGCAACCCTGGGCACCCTGCAGAATGCCGGTGATGTCAGCTTCACCCTGGCAGGCAGCGTCGGCTCGGCAGCCATCAGTGCAACAATTGCATCGACCGCCGACCTAACCGCGCTCAGCACGGCAATCAACAATGAATCGGCCAACACCGGCATCACCGCATCGATCAGCGGTAACGTGATCACCCTGACCGACTCCTCGGGTGCTGACATCAAGTTGGATGACTTCGCCAATACCGGTACCGGCACCCTGGATATGAGCGGTGTCACCCTCACCAGCGGTGGCACCGACTCCGCCACCATCGGCGGTACGGTTACCTTCACCGGCCCGGGTACAACCGCTGTTTCCGCTATCACCGGCGCCACCAGCGTCGACACCACCACAGCGGCCACCTCACCCCTTGGCATCGAGACCGCAACGACAGCAGCTGCCGACACCTCGGCAGGCAATAACGTTGTCGCCCAGACCCTGACCATTGTCGGGCCCGATTCCACAGAAACCGTTGATGTAGAGTTAAACGATAGTGCCTACACCATCGCCCACAACGTCAACCTGGAGACCTCACTCACCGGCGTAACCGCCGAAGCCCGGACCACGGCGACCATCTCCGACCTGGTCAGTGACGGTACCATCAGCTTCGAACTTACGGGCAGCAACGCCGATCCGATAGAGTTCAGTGCCACCGTCACCACCGACGACCTGACCTCGCTGGCCTCTGCCATCAATGATAAATCCGGCTCCACCGGCATTCTCGCCACCATCAGCGGCGATCTCAAGAGCATCACCCTGGTGCAGTCGGAAGGGTATGATATCAATATTGCCAACTATACCCACAGCAGTGACCTTGCAACCGATACCATCACCATCACCGGGAACGAGGGCGATGGGATTCAACTTGCAGGCGATAGTGCAAGTGTAACCGACTCCACGGTTATCGGTGGCGAGGTGACCTTCTACAGTACCGGTTCCTTCAACGTGCAAAGCACAGTGGATGGCGGTTTAGGCTCTATCTTTAACAGCAGTGCCGGTGTGGCCAACGCCAGTGACCTGACCTCGGTCGATACCATCGATATCAGTACGGTTGAAGGCGCCACCGAGGCGATCAAGGCGATTGACGGCGCGATCAGCCAGATCGACGATCTCCGCGGCCTGCTGGGTGCGATCCAGAACCGGTTCGAATCCACCATCTCCAACCTGATGAATGTTTCCGAAAACCTTTCCGCCGCCCGGAGTCGTATCCTCGATGCGGATATCGCCCAGGAAACATCAACCATGACTAAAAACAACATCCTCCAACAGGCGGGCGTCTCCATTCTCACCCAGGCCAACCAAACCCCGCAGCTGGCGCTGCAGCTGCTCCAGGGCTAA